In Cellvibrio polysaccharolyticus, a genomic segment contains:
- a CDS encoding EscU/YscU/HrcU family type III secretion system export apparatus switch protein, producing MNKPADPIKKAVALFYDGVNAPHVSAKGTGDIAEAIMEVATEHGVPLCDNPELVNLLMQLELGEEIPETLYIAVAYIIAFAYELDGNQPAGWKPGEKSAPDASATDA from the coding sequence ATGAATAAGCCCGCCGATCCGATTAAAAAAGCGGTCGCGCTATTTTACGACGGCGTTAATGCACCGCACGTAAGCGCCAAAGGCACCGGCGATATCGCCGAAGCGATTATGGAGGTAGCCACCGAGCACGGCGTACCGCTCTGCGACAATCCGGAGCTGGTCAACCTGCTGATGCAACTGGAGTTGGGTGAGGAAATTCCTGAGACACTTTATATCGCGGTAGCTTACATCATCGCCTTTGCGTATGAGCTGGATGGCAACCAGCCTGCCGGTTGGAAACCCGGCGAAAAATCTGCGCCGGATGCGTCAGCTACTGATGCTTGA
- a CDS encoding sulfurtransferase has product MNNLLISAEELQEILDTQPLIIDCRFNLLDKELGYEQYLDGHIPGAFYLDIEKDLSGPIGVHGGRHPLPCAERFASTMRRIGLSADREVIIYDDTKLAYAARLWWLLSYFGHNKVRLLDGGYSHWVNRSGLVDRRNPEVPEAGHFAANPGQRPIRHIEELKAPNLSLQLIDSREPKRYAGLEEPIDPVAGHIPGAVNQYWQQTSNDQGLFKPVEWHQQHWQFLDPQQEVVVYCGSGVTACVNLLSLEMAGVKASLYPGSWSDWCSWLPEQNS; this is encoded by the coding sequence ATGAATAACCTGCTCATCAGCGCTGAAGAATTGCAAGAAATCCTGGATACGCAACCACTGATTATTGATTGCCGCTTTAACCTGTTGGACAAGGAACTCGGCTATGAGCAATACCTCGACGGCCACATCCCCGGCGCTTTTTATCTGGATATAGAGAAAGATTTGTCAGGCCCTATTGGCGTGCATGGTGGGCGCCATCCCCTGCCCTGTGCGGAGCGGTTTGCCAGCACCATGCGCAGGATCGGTTTGTCGGCAGATCGTGAAGTTATTATTTACGATGACACCAAGCTGGCCTACGCCGCACGTTTGTGGTGGCTGCTCAGTTATTTTGGCCATAACAAAGTCCGCTTGCTGGATGGTGGTTATAGCCATTGGGTTAACCGTAGCGGCCTGGTGGATCGCCGCAACCCGGAAGTGCCGGAAGCGGGGCATTTTGCTGCCAACCCGGGCCAGCGCCCTATCCGTCATATTGAAGAATTGAAAGCGCCCAACCTTTCCTTGCAACTGATTGATTCACGCGAGCCAAAACGTTACGCCGGCCTCGAAGAACCTATAGACCCGGTGGCTGGTCATATTCCCGGTGCGGTCAACCAGTACTGGCAGCAGACCTCGAATGATCAGGGGCTGTTCAAGCCGGTTGAATGGCACCAGCAACACTGGCAATTTCTCGATCCGCAGCAAGAAGTGGTGGTTTACTGTGGTTCAGGTGTTACAGCTTGTGTGAATTTGCTTTCATTGGAAATGGCAGGTGTTAAAGCCAGCTTGTATCCGGGAAGTTGGAGCGATTGGTGCTCCTGGTTGCCGGAGCAAAATAGCTGA
- the ovoA gene encoding 5-histidylcysteine sulfoxide synthase — protein MPSRQNLPLHSPAVSPAMPSSATMPLFARTPHLGEGSEAGFRNRIRDYFTSTFDRYESLFECLANEAAYYVKPIALRHPLIFYYGHTATFFVNKLLLTRMITARVNQRFESMFAVGVDEMSWDDLNDAHYEWPTPAEVKGYRDEVRALVLDLIEHAPLELPVTWSNPWWAIVMGIEHERIHLETSSVLIRQHKLEYVKHSSHWLPCTQSGTAPVNTLVKVAEGDVLLDKNKTDCWYGWDNEYGVHETCVSAFNTSRFLVSNQEFLDFVNAGGYLNHHNWEDEGKAWLTFTGARHPTFWVKKTRGWYLRLMTEEVAMPWDWPVEVNYHEAKAFCNWKKSETGLPVRLPTEDEWYRIYDESGLQAPQQTLANANIHLDHFASSCPVNRFAHGDFYDVAGNVWQWTETPVYPFDGFDVHPIYDDFTTPTFDERHNLIKGGSWISCGNEAQRSARYAFRRHFFQHAGFRYVVSEEVQSVPASHYETDKLLSEYAEFHYGDECFGVANFSKALVDLALTALANKPLQRALDIGCATGRASFELAKAFDHVTGIDFSARFIQLGAQLARGETLRYTLAEEGELVSYKSRSLQELALIDTAQKVEFFQGDACNLKEQFSGYDFILAANLIDRLYSPEKFLQQIHQRLNLGGILMIASPYTWLAEHTPREAWLGGFKKDGESFTTLDGLHHYLDAHYKRIAEPREVPFVIRETRRKFQHTLSEVTLWERIA, from the coding sequence ATGCCTTCCCGGCAAAATCTACCGCTACATTCTCCCGCTGTCTCTCCAGCCATGCCGTCGTCAGCCACCATGCCATTATTTGCTCGCACCCCGCATTTGGGTGAGGGGAGCGAAGCCGGGTTTCGCAACAGAATCCGGGATTATTTTACCAGCACCTTTGATCGTTACGAGTCGCTTTTCGAGTGCCTCGCCAACGAAGCTGCTTACTATGTCAAACCCATTGCCCTTCGCCATCCGCTGATTTTTTACTACGGCCATACCGCCACTTTTTTTGTCAACAAACTGCTATTAACACGAATGATTACCGCGCGGGTCAACCAGCGCTTTGAATCCATGTTTGCCGTCGGCGTGGATGAAATGAGCTGGGATGACCTCAACGATGCGCACTACGAGTGGCCAACACCTGCTGAAGTAAAAGGTTACCGTGATGAGGTGCGCGCGCTGGTGCTGGATTTGATTGAGCATGCACCGCTGGAGCTGCCGGTTACCTGGAGCAACCCCTGGTGGGCGATTGTAATGGGCATTGAGCACGAGCGGATTCATTTGGAAACGTCATCCGTGCTTATTCGGCAACACAAGCTTGAGTATGTAAAACATTCATCACACTGGCTGCCTTGCACTCAGAGTGGAACGGCTCCGGTTAATACCCTGGTAAAGGTAGCGGAAGGGGATGTTCTGCTCGACAAAAACAAAACAGATTGCTGGTACGGATGGGATAATGAATACGGCGTGCATGAAACCTGCGTTAGCGCTTTTAACACATCGCGTTTTTTGGTGAGCAATCAGGAGTTTCTCGATTTTGTTAATGCCGGTGGTTATCTGAATCACCATAATTGGGAAGACGAGGGCAAAGCCTGGTTAACCTTCACCGGCGCCCGACACCCCACCTTCTGGGTTAAGAAAACCCGAGGCTGGTACTTGCGCTTGATGACCGAAGAAGTTGCCATGCCGTGGGACTGGCCGGTGGAAGTCAATTATCACGAGGCCAAGGCATTTTGTAATTGGAAAAAATCTGAAACCGGGTTGCCGGTTCGCTTGCCCACCGAAGATGAATGGTATCGGATATACGATGAAAGTGGTTTGCAAGCACCACAGCAAACGTTGGCCAATGCCAATATCCATCTGGATCACTTTGCATCTTCCTGTCCGGTAAACCGGTTTGCCCACGGCGATTTTTATGATGTCGCCGGCAATGTCTGGCAGTGGACAGAAACACCGGTTTATCCATTCGATGGTTTTGACGTACACCCGATTTACGATGATTTTACGACGCCGACCTTTGATGAACGGCACAATCTGATAAAAGGCGGCTCATGGATTTCCTGTGGCAATGAAGCACAGCGTTCCGCGCGTTATGCTTTTCGTCGCCATTTTTTCCAGCATGCGGGTTTCCGCTATGTTGTCTCTGAAGAGGTTCAATCAGTGCCCGCATCACATTATGAAACTGACAAATTATTATCGGAATATGCCGAGTTTCATTACGGTGATGAATGCTTTGGTGTTGCCAATTTCTCCAAAGCACTGGTGGACCTTGCACTCACTGCTTTGGCAAATAAACCCCTGCAGCGCGCGCTGGATATAGGCTGCGCCACTGGCAGGGCGAGTTTTGAATTGGCGAAAGCTTTTGATCATGTTACCGGCATCGATTTTTCGGCGCGGTTTATTCAACTTGGCGCACAGCTGGCGCGTGGCGAAACCTTGCGTTATACCCTGGCGGAAGAGGGTGAGCTGGTGTCTTACAAATCCCGTTCACTACAGGAATTGGCGCTGATCGACACCGCGCAAAAGGTGGAATTTTTTCAGGGTGATGCTTGTAACCTTAAAGAACAATTTTCCGGTTACGATTTTATTCTGGCCGCCAATTTGATCGACCGTTTATACAGCCCGGAGAAATTTTTACAACAAATTCACCAGCGTCTGAACCTTGGCGGCATCCTGATGATTGCGTCACCTTATACCTGGTTGGCCGAACATACGCCGCGTGAAGCCTGGCTGGGCGGTTTTAAAAAAGACGGTGAAAGTTTTACCACACTGGATGGCTTGCATCATTACCTGGACGCGCATTACAAGCGAATTGCCGAGCCTCGGGAAGTGCCTTTCGTGATTCGTGAAACGCGCCGCAAGTTTCAGCATACCTTGTCAGAGGTGACACTGTGGGAAAGAATTGCCTGA
- a CDS encoding cryptochrome/photolyase family protein, with product MKTLVWFRNDLRLSDNPALSRAAIDSDAIEAVYIHCHEYVKSHPVAPVRLHFIFEHLQLLGDELAAQGISLTLLEVKTAKEIPAAILKLAQQKSCDQLHINAEYPLDEFVRDKNVAATCKAAGIIVRRFHDRVIVPPGMIRNGQGLPYKVFTAFKRTWLQQATAVSWASPSSAPAFPKAVACKFDNAVLKKWFAEADDRVAAHWPAGEAEAHERLKDFMDTAIRHYHETRDFPATEGTSTLSPYLAVGSISPRQCLGAALHVNGGEWDTGSEGVTTWINELIWRDFYQHVVTDFPQVCKHNPMQTYTDQFPWRKDEKVFERWCQGQTGIPIVDAAMRQLLQTGWMHNRLRMVVAMFLTKNLQIDWRWGEHWFMSRLIDGDFAANNGGWQWSASTGTDAAPYFRVFNPVSQSRKFDPDGHFIRQYVPELAHLDKKNIHQPPPVNGYPLPIVDLVVSRKQTIELFGKLDRKPAETGN from the coding sequence ATGAAAACATTGGTTTGGTTTCGTAATGATTTACGCTTGTCAGATAACCCGGCACTGTCCCGTGCGGCAATAGACTCTGACGCCATTGAAGCGGTTTACATTCACTGCCATGAGTATGTAAAAAGTCACCCGGTAGCGCCGGTTCGGCTGCACTTTATTTTCGAGCACTTGCAACTGCTGGGCGATGAACTGGCCGCACAAGGTATTTCTCTGACGCTGCTGGAGGTGAAAACAGCAAAGGAAATTCCGGCGGCGATATTAAAGCTGGCGCAGCAAAAATCCTGTGATCAGTTGCATATCAACGCAGAGTATCCGCTGGATGAATTTGTACGGGATAAAAATGTCGCAGCAACCTGTAAAGCGGCGGGCATTATTGTTCGTCGCTTTCATGATCGGGTCATAGTGCCGCCGGGGATGATTCGTAACGGTCAGGGATTGCCTTACAAGGTATTTACGGCTTTCAAGCGCACCTGGTTGCAACAGGCCACGGCGGTATCCTGGGCATCGCCGTCATCGGCACCGGCATTTCCCAAAGCCGTTGCTTGCAAATTTGATAACGCGGTGTTGAAAAAATGGTTTGCCGAAGCGGATGACCGTGTTGCGGCGCATTGGCCAGCCGGGGAGGCCGAGGCCCATGAACGCTTGAAGGATTTTATGGATACCGCCATCCGGCATTACCATGAGACCCGGGATTTTCCTGCTACCGAAGGTACCTCCACGCTGTCGCCCTACCTGGCAGTGGGTTCCATTTCTCCACGGCAATGTCTGGGTGCAGCGTTGCATGTGAACGGCGGTGAGTGGGACACGGGTAGCGAAGGCGTTACCACCTGGATTAACGAATTGATCTGGCGTGACTTTTATCAGCATGTAGTGACGGACTTTCCGCAGGTTTGTAAACACAACCCGATGCAAACCTACACCGACCAATTCCCCTGGCGAAAAGATGAGAAGGTGTTTGAGCGCTGGTGTCAGGGGCAAACGGGCATCCCTATTGTTGATGCGGCAATGCGCCAATTATTGCAAACCGGCTGGATGCACAACCGTTTGCGGATGGTGGTGGCGATGTTTTTAACCAAAAATTTGCAAATTGACTGGCGGTGGGGCGAGCACTGGTTTATGTCGCGGCTGATTGACGGCGATTTTGCAGCCAACAATGGCGGCTGGCAGTGGAGTGCATCTACTGGCACCGATGCTGCGCCTTACTTCAGGGTGTTCAATCCGGTAAGCCAATCACGAAAATTTGACCCCGATGGGCATTTTATTCGCCAATACGTACCTGAGTTGGCGCACCTGGATAAGAAAAATATTCATCAGCCTCCGCCGGTGAACGGCTATCCTTTACCTATAGTGGATCTGGTTGTTAGCCGAAAGCAAACCATTGAACTGTTTGGCAAGCTGGATCGAAAGCCGGCTGAAACAGGGAACTGA